The following are from one region of the Heliangelus exortis chromosome 2, bHelExo1.hap1, whole genome shotgun sequence genome:
- the KLHL38 gene encoding kelch-like protein 38 isoform X1, protein MEEGSTEEFLFKDQDFSSELLRQLNALRQSGMLTDVTLCSGGSEIPCHRNVLASSSPYFKAMFCSDFRESRQTKVILKGIDAEILDQIILYIYTGEILISTENVLCLLETASMLQYTKLFEACSTYLQDKLTPDNCLSMIRLAKLLNCQSLNNKAKAMALKCFPEVASSEDLKYLCPLELIDYLGDDELCGEEEQVFEALMVWIRHDLQARQGYIQDLFKKVRLQYVHPTFLFHFIANDSLVQSSPTCRSILESARRHMFSLYSTNAPDIKPMLHVPRRYSNQEFLVIIGGRKDSQQTTRDVLLYDDKTNQWLSLAKLPVRLYKASAVSLLSNIYVLGGMPVSSKKSPVSDNIYLYSLKLNQWRLVEHMLIPRYSHRSLAYKNYIFSFGGIGENQEILNSVERYDSVYNTCESMANMPVAVLHPAVAAKDQRVYLFGGEDIMQNPVRLIQVYHVSRNTWFRMETRVVKNVCAPAVVIGDQIIIVGGYTRRIIAYDTKGNKFVKCADMRDRRMHHGATVIKNKLYVTGGRCLTTDNVIKDLDSLDCYDPATDTWIPKGKLPHKLFDHGCLTLQCVPCSNLL, encoded by the exons ATGGAGGAGGGATCCACTGAAGAGTTTCTCTTCAAAGACCAAGACTTCTCCTCTGAACTGCTGAGGCAACTGAATGCTCTGCGGCAGAGTGGGATGCTGACTGATGTTACCCTCTGCTCCGGGGGCTCTGAAATCCCCTGCCACAGAAACGTGCTGGCTTCCAGCAGTCCATACTTCAAGGCAATGTTCTGTAGTGATTTCAGAGAGAGCCGCCAGACTAAAGTCATCCTGAAAGGTATCGATGCTGAGATTTTGGATCAGATTATCCTTTACATTTACACAGGGGAGATTCTTATATCCACTGAGAATGTCCTGTGCCTGCTGGAGACAGCCTCCATGCTCCAGTACACTAAGCTGTTTGAGGCCTGCTCTACATACCTCCAAGACAAGCTGACTCCTGACAACTGTCTGAGCATGATCAGACTGGCAAAACTCTTGAACTGCCAAAGCCTGAACAATAAAGCCAAGGCTATGGCTTTAAAGTGTTTCCCTGAGGTGGCCTCTTCTGAGGACCTGAAGTACCTTTGTCCCTTGGAGCTCATCGATTACCTCGGGGACGATGAGCTctgtggggaggaggagcaggtcTTTGAGGCACTGATGGTCTGGATCCGGCATGACCTCCAGGCAAGGCAAGGCTACATCCAAGACCTGTTCAAAAAGGTCCGGCTTCAGTATGTCCATCCAACATTCCTCTTCCACTTTATTGCCAATGACTCCCTTGTTCAGTCCTCACCCACCTGCAGGAGCATCCTTGAGTCAGCCCGGAGACACATGTTTTCCTTGTACAGCACCAACGCACCTGACATCAAGCCCATGCTGCACGTCCCTCGCAGATACTCCAACCAAGAGTTCCTGGTCATCATTGGTGGCAGAAAGGACAGCCAGCAGACAACGAGGGATGTCCTGCTGTATGATGACAAGACAAACCAATGGCTGAGCCTGGCCAAACTTCCTGTGCGCCTGTACAAAGCCTCTGCAGTGAGCTTGCTCAGCAATATTTATGTGCTGGGAGGGATGCCTGTCAGTAGTAAGAAAAGCCCGGTCAGTGATAACATTTACCTTTACTCTCTCAAACTCAATCAGTGGAGGCTGGTTGAGCACATGTTAATTCCACGTTACTCCCACAGAAGTTTGGCgtacaaaaattacattttttcgTTTGGTGGAATTGGTGAAAACCAGGAAATCCTGAATTCTGTGGAAAGATACGATAGTGTCTACAACACCTGTGAGAGCATGGCAAACATGCCTGTTGCTGTCCTTCACCCTGCTGTTGCTGCCAAAGACCAGAGGGTTTATCTCTTTGGAGGTGAAGACATTATGCAAAACCCTGTCCGTCTGATCCAG GTTTACCATGTCTCCAGGAATACGTGGTTTCGGATGGAGACCAGAGTGGTGAAGAATGTCTGTGCACCAGCTGTTGTGATTGGAGACCAGATTATCATCGTAGGTG GGTACACCAGGAGGATAATTGCTTATGATACAAAAGGCAACAAGTTTGTTAAATGTGCAGACATGAGGGACAGACGAATGCATCATGGGGCCACTGTCATCAAGAACAAGCTGTATGTCACTGGAGGACGGTGCCTCACCACAGACAATGTTATCAAGGACTTGGATTCCTTGGACTGCTACGATCCAGCGACCGACACGTGGATACCAAAGGGAAAACTGCCACACAAACTCTTTGACCATGGGTGCCTTACACTTCAGTGTGTCCCCTGTTCTAACCTTCTCTAA
- the KLHL38 gene encoding kelch-like protein 38 isoform X2 has translation MQGRTTEGEILISTENVLCLLETASMLQYTKLFEACSTYLQDKLTPDNCLSMIRLAKLLNCQSLNNKAKAMALKCFPEVASSEDLKYLCPLELIDYLGDDELCGEEEQVFEALMVWIRHDLQARQGYIQDLFKKVRLQYVHPTFLFHFIANDSLVQSSPTCRSILESARRHMFSLYSTNAPDIKPMLHVPRRYSNQEFLVIIGGRKDSQQTTRDVLLYDDKTNQWLSLAKLPVRLYKASAVSLLSNIYVLGGMPVSSKKSPVSDNIYLYSLKLNQWRLVEHMLIPRYSHRSLAYKNYIFSFGGIGENQEILNSVERYDSVYNTCESMANMPVAVLHPAVAAKDQRVYLFGGEDIMQNPVRLIQVYHVSRNTWFRMETRVVKNVCAPAVVIGDQIIIVGGYTRRIIAYDTKGNKFVKCADMRDRRMHHGATVIKNKLYVTGGRCLTTDNVIKDLDSLDCYDPATDTWIPKGKLPHKLFDHGCLTLQCVPCSNLL, from the exons ATGCAGGGAAGGACAACAGAAG GGGAGATTCTTATATCCACTGAGAATGTCCTGTGCCTGCTGGAGACAGCCTCCATGCTCCAGTACACTAAGCTGTTTGAGGCCTGCTCTACATACCTCCAAGACAAGCTGACTCCTGACAACTGTCTGAGCATGATCAGACTGGCAAAACTCTTGAACTGCCAAAGCCTGAACAATAAAGCCAAGGCTATGGCTTTAAAGTGTTTCCCTGAGGTGGCCTCTTCTGAGGACCTGAAGTACCTTTGTCCCTTGGAGCTCATCGATTACCTCGGGGACGATGAGCTctgtggggaggaggagcaggtcTTTGAGGCACTGATGGTCTGGATCCGGCATGACCTCCAGGCAAGGCAAGGCTACATCCAAGACCTGTTCAAAAAGGTCCGGCTTCAGTATGTCCATCCAACATTCCTCTTCCACTTTATTGCCAATGACTCCCTTGTTCAGTCCTCACCCACCTGCAGGAGCATCCTTGAGTCAGCCCGGAGACACATGTTTTCCTTGTACAGCACCAACGCACCTGACATCAAGCCCATGCTGCACGTCCCTCGCAGATACTCCAACCAAGAGTTCCTGGTCATCATTGGTGGCAGAAAGGACAGCCAGCAGACAACGAGGGATGTCCTGCTGTATGATGACAAGACAAACCAATGGCTGAGCCTGGCCAAACTTCCTGTGCGCCTGTACAAAGCCTCTGCAGTGAGCTTGCTCAGCAATATTTATGTGCTGGGAGGGATGCCTGTCAGTAGTAAGAAAAGCCCGGTCAGTGATAACATTTACCTTTACTCTCTCAAACTCAATCAGTGGAGGCTGGTTGAGCACATGTTAATTCCACGTTACTCCCACAGAAGTTTGGCgtacaaaaattacattttttcgTTTGGTGGAATTGGTGAAAACCAGGAAATCCTGAATTCTGTGGAAAGATACGATAGTGTCTACAACACCTGTGAGAGCATGGCAAACATGCCTGTTGCTGTCCTTCACCCTGCTGTTGCTGCCAAAGACCAGAGGGTTTATCTCTTTGGAGGTGAAGACATTATGCAAAACCCTGTCCGTCTGATCCAG GTTTACCATGTCTCCAGGAATACGTGGTTTCGGATGGAGACCAGAGTGGTGAAGAATGTCTGTGCACCAGCTGTTGTGATTGGAGACCAGATTATCATCGTAGGTG GGTACACCAGGAGGATAATTGCTTATGATACAAAAGGCAACAAGTTTGTTAAATGTGCAGACATGAGGGACAGACGAATGCATCATGGGGCCACTGTCATCAAGAACAAGCTGTATGTCACTGGAGGACGGTGCCTCACCACAGACAATGTTATCAAGGACTTGGATTCCTTGGACTGCTACGATCCAGCGACCGACACGTGGATACCAAAGGGAAAACTGCCACACAAACTCTTTGACCATGGGTGCCTTACACTTCAGTGTGTCCCCTGTTCTAACCTTCTCTAA